A region of the Candidatus Palauibacter soopunensis genome:
CGGGCGATGATCGCGTTCCGGGACCGGACGGCGGCGGAAGCGGGCGTGGAACTCCGGGTTCACACCAACGAGGAGGGGCTGCGCGAAGGCATCGATCCGTTCGACCATGGGTCGGAGCGCTACACCGATGTCATGAAGACGGCTGCCCTGCGGCAGGCGCTCGACGACGGCGGGTACGACATCATCTTCGTCGGCGCCCGGCGGGACGAGGAGAAGTCACGCGCCAAGGAACGCGTGTTCTCGTTGCGCGACGCGGCCCACCGGTGGGACCCGAAGACGCAGCGGCCGGAGCCGTGGAACCTGTACAACACGCGCCTGGGGCCCGGCGAATCCCTGCGCGTTTCTCCGCTCTCCAACTGGACGGAGGCGGACGTCTGGCGATACATCCGCGCGGAAGAGATCCCGGTCGTGCCGCTCTACTACGCTGCCGAACGTCCCGTCGTCGAGCGGGACGGACAATGGATCATGGTCGACGATGACCGCATGCCGCTGCTCCCGGGCGAGGAGCCCCGCAAGCGGCGCGTCCGCTTCCGGACGCTGGGCTGCTACCCGCTGACGGCCGCGGTGGAGAGCGACGCGGACACCCTCGACGCAATCATTGCCGAGACGCTCGCGACGGACGGCTCCGAACGCGAAGGGCGCCTCATCGACCATGACCGCGACGGCTCGATGGAACTCAAGAAGAAGCAGGGCTACTTCTGATGCCGCCGGTGATGCCGCCGACCCTTCGCTTCGTGCTCTGCGGCAGCGTCGACGACGGCAAGAGCACCGTCATCGGCCGGCTCCTGTACGACTGCCGGCGGGTCTTTTCGGACGAACTGAGGCGGACCGAACGGGATTCGGTTCGCTACGGCACGCAGGGGTCGGAAACCGATCTTGCCCTGCTGGTCGACGGACTGCGGGACGAGCGCGAACAGGGCATCACGATCGATGTCGCGTACCGCAGCTTCGAGACGCCGCGCCGCCGGTTCATCGTGGCCGACGCGCCCGGCCACGAGCAGTACACGCGCAACATGGCGACGGGCGCCTCGACGGCCGATCTGGCCGTTGTCCTGGTGGACGCCCGCAAGGGGGTGCTGCCCCAGACGGCGCGGCACGCGCGGATCGCGGCCATGTTCGGCGTCCGCCACGCGGTTCTCGCCGTGAACAAGATGGATCTCGTCGAGTGGGACCGGGACGTCTTCGAATCGATCCGGGCCTCCTTTGGGGGGATCGCCGACGAGATCGGTCTCGCCGCGGTCGAGGCGATTCCGGTCTCGGCGCTGACCGGGGCCAACCTCACCCGAAACGGCACGTCGGCGCCGTGGTACGACGGTCCGACGCTCCTCGCCCATCTCGAGACCGTGGTTGTCGAGGAAGCTCGCGGCGGCCAGCCCTTTCGGATGCCCGTCCAGTACGTGAATCGGCCCCACGCCGACTTTCGGGGATACTGCGGACGCGTGACCGCCGGCGCGGTGGCGGTCGGCGATGCCGTCGGCATCTCCCCCGCCGGGACCGAGAGCCGCGTGGCGTCGATCGTCGTCGGGGACGGAACCCGCGACCGAGCCACCCGGGGCGACTCCGTGACGTTGACCCTGGCTCCCGACGTCGATGTTACGCGGGGCGACGTCGTCGTGAGCGCCGACGAACCCCTCGAGGTGGCGGACCAGTTCCAGGCGCGCCTCGTCTGGATGCACGATGAGCCGCTCGCGGTGGGCCGCCCGTACACGCTGAAGCTCCACTCGCGGGAAGTGGGCGCCGCCGTCACCCGGATCCGGCACCGGCTGGACGTGTCCAACGGCAGCGAGCTGGCCGCCTCCGTTCTGCAGATGAACGACCTCGGCACGGTGAACCTCGCCACGAACCGTCCCGTCCCCTTCGCGCCGTTCGATGAGTCGCGCGCGCTGGGCGGCTTCATCCTGATCGATCGCGCCACGAACGCGACGGCCGCCGCCGGCACGATCGTCTTCCCGCTCATGCGGGCGGCGAACGTGAAGTGGCAGCACATCGACGTATCGAAGGACGTCCGCTCGCGGCTCAAACTCCAGCGCGCCCAGTGCGTGTGGCTGACCGGGATGTCCGCTTCGGGGAAGTCCACCATCGCCAACCTGCTCGACCGGCGTCTGACCACCGAGGGGCGGCATACGTATCTGCTGGACGGCGACAACGTGCGCCACGGCCTGTGCCGGGACCTCGGCTTCACCGAGGCCGACCGGGTGGAGAACATCCGGCGGGTGGCGGAGGTCGCCCGCCTCATGGTCGACGCGGGTCTGATCGTCATCGTCGCCTTCATCAGCCCGTTCCGGTCGGAACGAGACTACGCCCGCAGCCTGTTCGCCCCCGGCGACTTCGTCGAGGTCTTCGTGGACGCGTCGCTGGAGGCGTGCGCGGAGCGCGACCCGAAGGGCCTCTACGCCAAGGCGCTCAGGGGAGAGATCAGGAATTTCACGGGCGTCGACAGTCCCTACGAACCGCCTGAGCACGCCGACCTCCACCTGGACACCGAAAGACTTTCTCCCGAAGAATGTGTGGACCGGCTGACGGAGAAACTCGACCGCGAGTTCCCGGCTCCGCTTTCACCCGTGACGGAGGATCGCTGATGGCGAACGGACCCGGCTCGGACATCGCGAAGCTGCGGTTCGCGGCCGACGAACATCCGCCGCGCGCGGTGAGCCTTGTGATCGGCGCGCAGACAGCCATCCTCGTGTGCGTGCCCCTCGTGGTGGTCACGACGATTGTCGCGCGCGTGGCGGACCAGAGCGCCGACTACCTCCACTGGGCGATCTTCGCGAGCATGGTGATCGGCGGCCTGCTCACGATCGTCCAGGCGAAGCGCGTCGCCGGCATCGGCGGAGGAACGCTGACCGTCATGGGTGCTTCGGGGGCTTCGATCGGGGTCGGCGCGCTCGCGCTCGTCGCGGGCGGCCCGGCGCTGCTGGGGGTGCTGGTCCTCGCCGCGGGGCTGTGTCAACTCGCTCTGGCGGCCCGCCTGGCGCTGCTCCGGCGCATCATCACGCCGGTCGTCTCGGGCACGCTGACGGCGCTCGTGGCGGTGTCGATCATGCCGCTGGCGTTCGCCATGCTCACTCGGGTGCCGGAGAACGCTCCGCCGGCCGCGGCCCCGACCGTCGCCGCGGTCACGATGCTGTGTGTCGTAGGTCTCCTGCTCCGGGGCAAACGGTGGGTGCGCGCGTGGAACGCCGTCATCGGGATCGCCGCGGGCTGCGTAACCGCAGCCCTGTTCGGAATTCTCGACTTCGGACGCGTGGCGGAAGCCCGCTGGATCGGGATCCCCGCTCCCCCGGCATCCGGCCTGGATCTGAGCTTCGACGCGGGCTTCTGGCTGCTCCTGCCCGGGTTCCTCTTCGTGTCCTTCGTGATCACGATCCGGCAGGTGACCGACAACGTCCGCATGCAGCACCTCTCCCGGCGCGAGCCGCGGGCGGTCGATTTCCGCCGGGTCCAGGGATCCGTCGCCGCCTGCGGGGCGGGCACGCTCCTGTCGGGTTTCGCCGGCGTGCTCCCGCCGTGGCCGTATGTCGCCGGGATCGCCCTCGCGAGCGGCATCGGCGTCGCCGCCCGGAGGGTCGGCGTCGTCATCGGGGCCGGTTTCATCGCTCTCGCCTTCGTCCCGAAAATCACGGCCGTCATCCTGTCGATCCCGGCGCCGGTGCTCGGCGCCTACATCACCGTCGTCTTCGGCCTCATCTTCGTACAGGGCATGCGGATCCTCTTCCAGGAAGGGATCGACCGGCAGTACTCGCTGATCGCAGGTCTGGCGTTCTGGATCGGGGCGGGGATCCAGTTCCAGGCGATCTTCCCCGCCTACCTCGCCACGCCCATGGGCCGCATGCTGGCGAACGGCCTCACCGTGGGCGGGCTGTCCATCCTGCTGCTGAACCTGTTCCTGGACGTGACCGGACCCCGCCGCCACAGGAGCGAGCTGGCGCTGCGCCCGGAGAGCCTGCCGGAACTCGACCGGTTTCTCCGAGACTTCGCGGCCAGGTACAAGTGGAGCGGCAAGGCCACGGACCGCCTGCGGGCCGCGGCCGAAGAGGCGCTCCTGAGTCTCCTGCGCCAGGAAGAGGACGAACACGCCCCCGCCCCCGGTGAGCGCCGGCTGCGCGTCGTGGCCCGGAACCTCCGCTTCGGCGCCGGGCTGGAGTTCACCGCGGCGACGCACGAGGGCAACCTCGAGAACCAGATGGCCCTGCTCGGAGATCGCCCCGACCCGACGAGCGAGCGGGATTTGTCGCTGGCGCTGCTGCGGCATCACGCCTCTTCCGTCAAGCATCACCAGTACCACAACGCCGATGTGTTGACGGTGCACGTGAACCGCGCATGGACCGCGGGCAGGGGTGACGTGAGCGAGGTTGACTAAATCCGCCCGCGGCCATTCATTCTGTGGCAAGGAGAACAGCTACCCTCAGCAACCCATTCCACGAGGATCAAGCGGATGAGCGAGCCACGCGAAGCCCCTGCCATGAGGAACGCGGTCGATTTCGCCGTCGTCGGAGACAACATCCTGGACATCGCCGACTTCGCGATCGAGAAGTACGAGTTCACGAGCGGGACGACGCTGTCGGAGGAGGTGCGGGAGGAAGCGGTGGAGCGGGTCCGCGACGCGCTGTGGGAGATGGTGAAGGCGTTCCGGAATCGGCGGAAGGAATGGCGCCGGAAGCTGTTCGACGCCGCCGACTAGGTGGTGCGGGACGCGGTCAAAGACTCCTGATTCGCATGGGATGACCCGCGCATCGCGCGAGCCCGTGGGTTCACATGCCTAATGCGCTGCTGCTCCATCCCAGGCACCCGCCGACATACTGGGGTCACAACTACGCCCTGGAGATCCTGGGCATCCGGGCGGCCTTTCCTCCTCTCGGCCTGCTCACCGTCGCCGCGATGTTCCCGCCGCGGTACAACCTGCGCGTGGTCGACCTCAACGTGACGGCGCTGGAAAACGC
Encoded here:
- the cysD gene encoding sulfate adenylyltransferase subunit CysD, whose protein sequence is MNDLSGAWPASLESEAIEILREGVAAASRPVMLYSIGKDSSVLLHLARKAFWPAAPPFPLLHIDTTWKFRAMIAFRDRTAAEAGVELRVHTNEEGLREGIDPFDHGSERYTDVMKTAALRQALDDGGYDIIFVGARRDEEKSRAKERVFSLRDAAHRWDPKTQRPEPWNLYNTRLGPGESLRVSPLSNWTEADVWRYIRAEEIPVVPLYYAAERPVVERDGQWIMVDDDRMPLLPGEEPRKRRVRFRTLGCYPLTAAVESDADTLDAIIAETLATDGSEREGRLIDHDRDGSMELKKKQGYF
- the cysC gene encoding adenylyl-sulfate kinase, with protein sequence MPPTLRFVLCGSVDDGKSTVIGRLLYDCRRVFSDELRRTERDSVRYGTQGSETDLALLVDGLRDEREQGITIDVAYRSFETPRRRFIVADAPGHEQYTRNMATGASTADLAVVLVDARKGVLPQTARHARIAAMFGVRHAVLAVNKMDLVEWDRDVFESIRASFGGIADEIGLAAVEAIPVSALTGANLTRNGTSAPWYDGPTLLAHLETVVVEEARGGQPFRMPVQYVNRPHADFRGYCGRVTAGAVAVGDAVGISPAGTESRVASIVVGDGTRDRATRGDSVTLTLAPDVDVTRGDVVVSADEPLEVADQFQARLVWMHDEPLAVGRPYTLKLHSREVGAAVTRIRHRLDVSNGSELAASVLQMNDLGTVNLATNRPVPFAPFDESRALGGFILIDRATNATAAAGTIVFPLMRAANVKWQHIDVSKDVRSRLKLQRAQCVWLTGMSASGKSTIANLLDRRLTTEGRHTYLLDGDNVRHGLCRDLGFTEADRVENIRRVAEVARLMVDAGLIVIVAFISPFRSERDYARSLFAPGDFVEVFVDASLEACAERDPKGLYAKALRGEIRNFTGVDSPYEPPEHADLHLDTERLSPEECVDRLTEKLDREFPAPLSPVTEDR
- a CDS encoding solute carrier family 23 protein, translated to MANGPGSDIAKLRFAADEHPPRAVSLVIGAQTAILVCVPLVVVTTIVARVADQSADYLHWAIFASMVIGGLLTIVQAKRVAGIGGGTLTVMGASGASIGVGALALVAGGPALLGVLVLAAGLCQLALAARLALLRRIITPVVSGTLTALVAVSIMPLAFAMLTRVPENAPPAAAPTVAAVTMLCVVGLLLRGKRWVRAWNAVIGIAAGCVTAALFGILDFGRVAEARWIGIPAPPASGLDLSFDAGFWLLLPGFLFVSFVITIRQVTDNVRMQHLSRREPRAVDFRRVQGSVAACGAGTLLSGFAGVLPPWPYVAGIALASGIGVAARRVGVVIGAGFIALAFVPKITAVILSIPAPVLGAYITVVFGLIFVQGMRILFQEGIDRQYSLIAGLAFWIGAGIQFQAIFPAYLATPMGRMLANGLTVGGLSILLLNLFLDVTGPRRHRSELALRPESLPELDRFLRDFAARYKWSGKATDRLRAAAEEALLSLLRQEEDEHAPAPGERRLRVVARNLRFGAGLEFTAATHEGNLENQMALLGDRPDPTSERDLSLALLRHHASSVKHHQYHNADVLTVHVNRAWTAGRGDVSEVD